In one Niallia taxi genomic region, the following are encoded:
- a CDS encoding CTP synthase codes for MTKYIFVTGGVVSSLGKGITAASLGRLLKNRGVSVTIQKFDPYINVDPGTMSPYQHGEVFVTDDGAETDLDLGHYERFIDINLTKYNNVTTGKIYSTVLRKERRGDYLGGTVQVIPHITNEIKERVFRAGRETNADVVITEIGGTVGDIESLPFLEAIRQIKNDIGRENVMYIHCTLVPYIKAAGEMKTKPTQHSVKELRSLGIQPNVIVVRTEKPISQDMKDKIALFCDIDTNSVIECQDADTLYTIPLALQEQHLDQIVCDHLHLKCEEADMTEWIELVDVVRNLSKTVKIALVGKYVELQDAYISVVEALKHAGYAFDADIEIDWINAEHVTSENVKELLQHADGILVPGGFGDRGVEGKIITTQYARENKVPFFGICLGMQVASIEFARNVLGWNGANSSELDEKTSYPVIDLLPEQKDIEDLGGTLRLGLYPCKLKENTKAYEAYQDEVIYERHRHRYEFNNQYRQEMEDAGFVFSGTSPDGRLVEIVELKDHPWFVASQFHPEFISRPTRPQPLFREFVGSSLRFSEK; via the coding sequence ATGACAAAATATATTTTTGTTACAGGTGGAGTTGTTTCATCACTTGGAAAAGGAATTACTGCAGCTTCATTAGGAAGACTGCTAAAAAACCGTGGAGTGAGCGTAACCATTCAAAAATTCGATCCATATATTAACGTGGACCCAGGAACAATGAGTCCATATCAGCATGGTGAGGTTTTTGTTACAGATGATGGCGCGGAAACAGATCTTGACTTAGGACATTATGAGCGTTTTATTGACATTAACCTAACGAAATACAATAATGTCACAACAGGAAAAATCTACTCAACTGTGCTACGAAAAGAGCGCAGAGGAGACTATTTGGGAGGAACTGTTCAAGTTATCCCTCATATTACGAACGAGATTAAAGAAAGAGTATTCCGAGCAGGCCGTGAAACAAACGCTGATGTTGTTATAACGGAAATCGGGGGAACTGTCGGTGATATCGAGTCATTGCCATTCTTAGAGGCAATCCGCCAAATTAAAAATGATATCGGCAGAGAAAATGTAATGTATATTCACTGTACATTAGTGCCTTATATCAAGGCAGCTGGCGAAATGAAAACAAAGCCAACACAGCACAGTGTTAAAGAGCTTCGCAGCTTAGGTATTCAGCCAAATGTAATCGTAGTGAGAACGGAAAAGCCAATTTCACAAGATATGAAGGATAAAATTGCTCTATTCTGTGACATTGATACAAATTCTGTTATTGAATGTCAAGATGCAGATACATTGTATACAATTCCACTAGCACTTCAAGAACAACACTTGGATCAAATTGTTTGCGACCATCTTCATCTTAAGTGTGAAGAAGCAGATATGACAGAATGGATTGAGCTTGTTGATGTCGTCCGTAATCTGTCTAAAACAGTTAAGATTGCGCTTGTTGGTAAATATGTTGAGCTGCAGGATGCTTATATTTCTGTAGTTGAAGCATTAAAACACGCAGGCTACGCTTTCGATGCAGATATCGAAATTGATTGGATTAATGCAGAGCACGTAACTTCTGAAAATGTAAAAGAGCTGTTGCAGCATGCAGATGGAATCCTTGTTCCAGGAGGATTTGGCGACCGTGGTGTTGAAGGAAAAATCATTACAACACAATATGCTCGTGAAAACAAAGTTCCATTCTTCGGAATTTGTCTTGGAATGCAAGTAGCTTCAATTGAGTTTGCTCGCAATGTATTAGGCTGGAATGGAGCAAATTCTTCTGAGTTGGATGAAAAAACTTCATACCCTGTTATTGACTTGCTGCCAGAGCAAAAGGATATTGAGGATCTTGGAGGAACTCTTCGTTTAGGTCTATATCCATGTAAATTAAAAGAAAACACAAAAGCATATGAAGCATACCAAGATGAGGTTATCTATGAAAGACATCGTCATCGTTATGAGTTCAATAACCAATATCGCCAAGAGATGGAAGACGCTGGTTTCGTCTTCTCAGGAACAAGTCCTGATGGCCGTCTAGTTGAAATTGTTGAGCTTAAGGATCACCCTTGGTTTGTAGCATCACAATTCCATCCAGAATTTATCTCAAGACCAACAAGACCACAACCACTATTCCGTGAGTTCGTAGGATCTTCCTTGCGTTTTTCTGAGAAATAA
- the prfA gene encoding peptide chain release factor 1, translating to MFDRLQAVEDRYDRLNELLSDPEIVNDTKKLRDYSKEQSDIQETVEVYREYKEVKAQNQDARSMLEEKLDSEMRAMVKEELDETAAKIEELEGRLRILLIPKDPNDDKNVIMEVRGAAGGDEAALFAGDLFRMYSRYAESQGWKMEVIDASSTGVGGYKEIIFMINGKGAYSKLKFENGAHRVQRVPETESGGRIHTSTATVACLPEAEEVEIEIHDKDIRVDTFTSSGPGGQSVNTTMSAVRLTHLPTGTVVSCQDEKSQIKNKEKAMKVLRARVYDKFQQEAQAEYDQQRKSAVGTGDRSERIRTYNFPQNRVTDHRIGLTIQKLDQILQGKMEDIIDALIMEEQSSRLESASDV from the coding sequence GTGTTTGATCGTCTGCAAGCTGTAGAGGATCGTTATGACAGGCTTAATGAGCTATTGAGCGATCCTGAAATTGTCAATGATACAAAAAAATTGCGTGATTATTCTAAAGAGCAATCAGATATACAAGAAACGGTTGAAGTTTACCGGGAATATAAAGAAGTAAAAGCACAAAACCAAGACGCGAGATCAATGCTAGAGGAAAAGCTTGATTCAGAAATGCGTGCAATGGTTAAAGAAGAGCTGGATGAAACAGCAGCGAAAATTGAGGAATTAGAAGGACGTCTAAGAATATTGCTGATACCAAAAGATCCTAATGACGATAAGAACGTTATCATGGAAGTTCGGGGAGCAGCAGGTGGAGACGAAGCAGCATTATTTGCTGGAGACTTGTTCCGCATGTACAGCCGCTATGCAGAATCTCAAGGCTGGAAAATGGAAGTAATTGATGCAAGTTCAACAGGTGTAGGTGGATATAAGGAAATCATTTTCATGATAAACGGAAAAGGTGCCTACTCAAAGCTTAAGTTTGAAAATGGAGCACACAGGGTCCAACGTGTGCCTGAAACAGAATCTGGCGGAAGAATTCATACTTCAACAGCAACAGTTGCGTGTCTTCCTGAGGCTGAAGAGGTTGAAATTGAAATCCACGATAAGGATATCCGTGTTGATACATTTACTTCAAGCGGACCTGGTGGACAAAGTGTTAACACTACAATGTCTGCGGTAAGATTGACTCATTTACCGACAGGAACAGTTGTATCTTGTCAGGACGAAAAATCGCAAATCAAAAACAAAGAAAAAGCAATGAAAGTATTACGTGCTCGTGTGTATGACAAGTTCCAACAAGAAGCACAAGCGGAGTATGACCAGCAGCGTAAGTCTGCAGTCGGTACAGGAGATCGTTCAGAACGTATCAGAACATATAACTTCCCGCAAAACCGTGTAACAGATCACCGAATTGGACTTACTATTCAGAAGCTTGATCAAATCCTGCAAGGAAAAATGGAAGACATTATTGATGCTTTGATTATGGAAGAGCAATCAAGCCGTTTGGAAAGTGCTTCTGATGTCTGA
- a CDS encoding STAS domain-containing protein — protein sequence MSLSNDSVYHYIMEKAPVITEKWFVLKDGEEGSIYSKDSTDAVNNLLRSQHAFTIETVISSFLDDETIFSANLSKWANEIAKSRVRLGVPVHQVLHALSLTRQTIWEMITIFIEEIGDIPQATILHWSSVFHLTFDKLNNEFTEMYHEYNLKKIQAQQDTINELSNPIIPIINHIGVLPIIGAIDTTRGNLILENVPASCKDKEIRHLLIDLSGVSSIDTMVLQKLLSLVKILKYTGMESSISGLRPDIAQVINNLGISLENVPTYSTLKQALSKLGLSVSS from the coding sequence ATGTCTCTATCCAACGACTCTGTCTATCACTATATAATGGAAAAGGCTCCAGTAATTACAGAAAAATGGTTCGTCTTAAAAGACGGCGAAGAGGGATCCATTTATAGTAAAGATTCTACTGATGCTGTTAATAATCTACTCAGGTCCCAACATGCTTTTACAATTGAAACTGTCATCAGTTCTTTTCTAGATGATGAGACTATCTTCTCCGCAAATTTATCAAAATGGGCAAACGAAATTGCCAAAAGCAGAGTAAGGCTCGGCGTGCCTGTTCATCAAGTACTGCATGCTTTAAGTCTGACTAGACAAACCATCTGGGAAATGATTACTATATTCATTGAAGAAATAGGAGATATTCCACAGGCAACCATATTGCATTGGAGTTCGGTCTTCCATCTTACTTTTGACAAATTGAACAATGAATTCACTGAAATGTACCACGAATACAATCTTAAAAAAATTCAAGCGCAGCAAGACACAATCAATGAATTAAGCAACCCGATTATCCCCATTATTAATCATATTGGGGTTCTGCCGATTATTGGAGCCATTGACACAACAAGAGGGAATCTAATCTTAGAAAATGTCCCTGCTAGCTGCAAGGATAAGGAAATTAGACATCTGCTTATTGATCTTTCTGGCGTATCTTCCATTGATACGATGGTGCTGCAAAAGCTTCTAAGCTTAGTAAAGATTTTGAAGTACACAGGCATGGAATCGAGTATATCAGGGCTAAGACCCGATATAGCACAAGTCATCAATAATTTAGGGATTAGCCTTGAGAATGTCCCTACATACAGCACACTCAAGCAGGCACTTTCAAAGCTTGGCTTATCTGTATCTTCCTAA
- the rpmE gene encoding 50S ribosomal protein L31, which yields MKAGIHPTYNEITVKCACGNEFTTGSVAKEMKVETCSECHPFYTGRQKFAEAGGRVDRFNKKYGIKTQQQ from the coding sequence ATGAAAGCAGGAATTCATCCAACTTATAATGAAATTACGGTAAAATGCGCATGTGGCAACGAGTTCACAACTGGTTCTGTTGCAAAAGAGATGAAAGTTGAAACTTGCTCTGAGTGCCATCCGTTCTATACTGGACGTCAAAAATTCGCTGAAGCTGGCGGACGTGTTGACCGTTTCAACAAAAAATACGGCATCAAAACGCAACAACAATAA
- a CDS encoding UDP-N-acetylglucosamine 1-carboxyvinyltransferase: protein MEKLMIAGGSPLKGTVRISGAKNSAVALIPATILAESPVTIEGLPDISDVHILKGIMEELGGSVSFSDSDMTIDPTSMISMPMPNGKVKKLRASYYLMGAMLGRFKKAVIGLPGGCHLGPRPIDQHIKGFEALGAQVTNEQGAIYLRADELRGARIYLDVVSVGATINIMLAAVRAKGRTIIENAAKEPEIIDVATLLTNMGAKIKGAGTDVIRIDGVDRLDGCRHTIIPDRIEAGTYIIIGAAVGDGILIDNVIPQHLESLIAKLREMGVHIESSGDQVFVSSNPDLKPVDIKTLVYPGFPTDLQQPFTSLLTKTNGTSMVTDTIYSARFKHIDELRRMNATIKVEGRSAIINGPVHLQGARVKASDLRAGAALVIAGLMADGITEVTGIEHIDRGYGQLVEKLKGLGASIWREGMTQEEYEQIKNG, encoded by the coding sequence ATGGAAAAACTTATGATTGCAGGTGGATCACCATTAAAAGGTACGGTTCGCATTAGCGGAGCAAAAAACAGTGCAGTTGCACTGATACCAGCCACTATTTTAGCAGAATCTCCAGTGACCATTGAGGGATTGCCTGACATTTCTGATGTACACATATTGAAAGGGATTATGGAGGAATTAGGAGGAAGTGTTTCATTCTCTGATTCTGATATGACGATTGACCCGACTTCTATGATTTCCATGCCTATGCCAAATGGTAAGGTCAAAAAGCTGCGTGCTTCCTATTACTTAATGGGAGCAATGCTAGGCAGATTTAAAAAAGCTGTAATTGGATTGCCTGGGGGCTGCCATTTAGGTCCAAGGCCGATTGATCAGCATATAAAAGGATTTGAAGCATTAGGAGCTCAAGTGACAAATGAACAGGGAGCCATTTACCTAAGAGCTGATGAGCTGAGGGGAGCCAGAATCTATCTCGATGTGGTGAGTGTAGGGGCAACTATTAATATCATGCTTGCGGCTGTAAGAGCAAAAGGCAGGACGATTATTGAGAATGCCGCTAAAGAACCAGAAATCATTGACGTTGCTACATTGCTGACTAATATGGGCGCTAAGATTAAAGGGGCAGGAACGGATGTCATTCGAATAGATGGTGTCGATCGGTTAGACGGCTGCCGTCATACAATTATTCCTGACCGAATTGAGGCCGGAACTTATATAATTATTGGTGCAGCAGTTGGTGATGGAATACTGATTGATAATGTAATACCACAGCATTTAGAATCTCTTATCGCAAAATTAAGGGAAATGGGTGTGCATATTGAATCAAGTGGTGATCAAGTATTTGTAAGCTCCAACCCTGATTTGAAGCCTGTGGATATTAAAACCCTTGTTTACCCAGGATTCCCGACAGATTTACAGCAGCCGTTCACATCGCTTTTGACAAAAACAAACGGTACAAGCATGGTAACGGATACAATATACAGTGCCCGCTTCAAGCATATTGATGAACTGAGAAGGATGAATGCCACGATTAAAGTGGAAGGAAGATCGGCAATTATCAATGGACCTGTTCATCTGCAAGGAGCACGTGTTAAGGCAAGTGATTTAAGAGCTGGAGCAGCATTGGTAATTGCAGGATTGATGGCAGATGGCATCACTGAAGTTACTGGTATTGAGCATATTGACAGAGGATATGGACAGCTTGTAGAGAAGCTGAAGGGCTTAGGAGCGTCTATCTGGCGTGAAGGTATGACCCAGGAAGAGTATGAACAAATAAAAAATGGTTGA
- the prmC gene encoding peptide chain release factor N(5)-glutamine methyltransferase, which yields MKVFDALKWASSYLTVHGREEYAGELLMRHVLGATRSEMLMKFREEMSEDAFCQFQKYVHLHGEGKPIQYLIGYEDFYGRTFTVNEEVLIPRPETEELVYNMLERIKVLYGSDTVDLVDIGTGSGAIAITMKLEYPQLHVTATDLFEESLKVARQNAMALEAELEFVQGDLFEPFLKAKRKFDVILSNPPYIPDQDAVEMSVVVTEHEPHRALFAGAEGLDIYRRICEQLPFVLKTKGIVGFEVGMGQSEAVSKLIVNAFPSAKVNVVYDINKKDRMVFAEIGFE from the coding sequence ATGAAAGTGTTCGATGCCCTTAAATGGGCTTCTTCTTATTTGACTGTGCATGGTCGTGAGGAATACGCTGGAGAACTGCTAATGCGTCATGTATTAGGAGCGACTCGTTCTGAGATGCTGATGAAATTTAGAGAAGAGATGAGTGAAGATGCCTTTTGCCAGTTCCAAAAGTATGTCCATCTTCATGGTGAAGGAAAACCGATTCAATATTTAATAGGTTATGAGGACTTTTACGGACGGACATTTACAGTCAATGAGGAGGTTCTTATCCCCAGACCGGAAACAGAAGAGCTTGTTTATAATATGTTAGAGCGAATTAAGGTGTTATATGGAAGTGACACTGTTGATTTGGTTGATATCGGAACAGGGAGCGGGGCTATCGCGATTACGATGAAACTGGAATACCCACAGCTTCACGTGACTGCAACAGACCTATTCGAAGAATCCTTGAAGGTTGCAAGGCAAAATGCAATGGCGCTTGAAGCAGAACTGGAATTTGTCCAAGGAGATTTGTTTGAGCCATTTTTAAAAGCTAAAAGAAAATTTGATGTAATATTATCAAATCCTCCTTACATACCAGATCAAGATGCTGTTGAAATGTCTGTTGTCGTTACAGAGCATGAGCCTCATCGAGCATTATTTGCAGGAGCAGAAGGCTTGGATATTTACAGAAGAATATGCGAGCAGCTTCCTTTTGTGTTAAAGACTAAAGGCATTGTCGGCTTTGAAGTAGGCATGGGTCAAAGTGAAGCAGTTTCAAAATTGATTGTGAATGCTTTTCCGTCAGCAAAGGTAAAT
- a CDS encoding class II fructose-bisphosphate aldolase — protein MPLVSMKDMLNKAKAEGYAVGQFNLNNLEFTQAILQAAEEEKSPVILGVSEGAARYMGGFTTVVKMVEGLLVDYKITVPVAIHLDHGSSFEKCKEAIDAGFTSVMIDASHHPFEENVETTKKVVDYAHSKGVSVEAELGTVGGQEDDVVAEGVIYANAQECVELVKRTGIDTLAPALGSVHGPYKGEPNLGFKEMEEIGNLTGLPLVLHGGTGIPTKDIQKSVSLGTAKINVNTENQIASAKAVRETLAAKPEEYDPRKYLGPARDAIKATVIGKIKEFGSSNKA, from the coding sequence ATGCCTTTAGTTTCAATGAAAGACATGTTAAACAAAGCAAAAGCAGAAGGCTATGCTGTTGGTCAATTTAACTTAAATAACCTTGAGTTCACTCAAGCAATTCTTCAAGCTGCAGAAGAAGAAAAATCTCCAGTTATCCTTGGGGTATCTGAAGGTGCTGCTCGTTACATGGGTGGTTTCACAACTGTAGTTAAAATGGTAGAAGGTTTACTTGTAGACTATAAAATCACTGTTCCTGTTGCTATTCACTTGGATCACGGTTCAAGCTTCGAAAAATGTAAAGAAGCTATCGACGCTGGATTCACTTCTGTTATGATCGATGCTTCTCACCACCCATTTGAAGAGAACGTTGAAACAACTAAAAAAGTTGTTGACTACGCTCATTCAAAAGGTGTTTCAGTTGAAGCTGAGCTTGGAACTGTTGGCGGACAAGAAGATGATGTTGTAGCTGAAGGCGTAATCTACGCTAATGCACAAGAGTGTGTTGAGCTTGTTAAACGCACTGGCATCGATACTCTAGCTCCAGCACTTGGTTCTGTACACGGACCATACAAAGGTGAACCAAACCTTGGTTTCAAAGAAATGGAAGAAATCGGTAACCTTACTGGTCTTCCACTAGTATTGCACGGAGGAACTGGAATCCCAACAAAAGATATCCAAAAATCTGTTTCTCTTGGTACAGCTAAAATCAATGTTAACACTGAAAACCAAATCGCATCTGCTAAAGCAGTTCGCGAAACATTGGCTGCTAAACCAGAAGAGTACGATCCACGTAAATACTTAGGACCAGCTCGTGATGCTATTAAAGCAACTGTTATTGGCAAAATCAAAGAATTCGGTTCTTCAAACAAAGCGTAA
- a CDS encoding thymidine kinase has translation MYVMKHHGWVEVICGSMFSGKSEELIRRVRRAQFAKQNIVVFKPKIDNRYSEEAVVSHNGSTTVAVPISNSSEIFEYVKPDVEVVAIDEVQFFDPEIVAVVQHLANSGYRVICAGLDQDFRGEPFGRMPELMAIAELVTKLQAVCAVCGSPASRTQRLIDGLPASYDDPIILVGASESYEPRCRHHHEVPKSPSLKEINSTSIK, from the coding sequence ATGTATGTGATGAAACATCATGGATGGGTAGAGGTTATTTGCGGAAGTATGTTTTCCGGTAAATCAGAAGAGCTTATCCGACGAGTTAGAAGAGCCCAATTTGCTAAACAGAACATTGTTGTGTTTAAGCCTAAAATAGATAATCGTTACAGTGAGGAAGCTGTAGTCTCACATAATGGTTCTACAACAGTTGCTGTCCCAATTAGCAACTCCTCAGAAATCTTTGAATATGTGAAACCAGATGTTGAAGTGGTTGCCATTGACGAAGTCCAGTTTTTTGATCCGGAGATTGTGGCAGTTGTCCAGCATTTAGCCAATAGCGGCTATAGAGTTATCTGTGCAGGATTGGATCAGGACTTCCGTGGTGAGCCATTTGGAAGAATGCCTGAACTTATGGCAATTGCTGAGTTGGTGACAAAGCTGCAGGCAGTTTGTGCTGTATGTGGTTCACCGGCAAGCCGTACGCAGCGACTAATTGACGGATTGCCAGCATCGTATGATGACCCAATCATACTTGTCGGTGCTTCTGAATCGTATGAGCCTAGATGCCGTCATCATCATGAAGTACCTAAATCACCTTCACTGAAAGAAATCAACAGTACTTCAATAAAGTGA
- the rho gene encoding transcription termination factor Rho: MGLNISSLENMKLKELYELAREYKVAYYSKLTKKELIFSILKARAEQEGYFFMEGVLEIIQSEGFGFLRPINYSPSSQDIYISASQIRKFDLRNGDKVSGKVRPPKENERYFGLLQVEAVNGDDPATAKERVHFPALTPLYPDRQMKLETTQKYASTRIMDVLAPVGFGQRGLIVAPPKAGKTMLIKEIANSITTNHPDAELIVLLIDERPEEVTDIERSVSGDVVSSTFDEVPENHIKVAELVLERAMRLVEHKRDVVILMDSITRLARAYNLVIPPSGRTLSGGIDPAAFHRPKRFFGAARNIEEGGSLTILATALVDTGSRMDDVIYEEFKGTGNMELHLDRSLAERRIFPAIDIRRSGTRKEELLIPKEHLDKLWAIRKSMSDAPDFAERFLRKLRQTKSNEEFFAVLSDQMKAGTAAKRS; the protein is encoded by the coding sequence ATGGGATTGAACATATCTAGTTTGGAAAATATGAAATTAAAAGAGCTATACGAATTGGCTCGTGAATATAAAGTAGCTTACTACAGCAAGCTGACGAAAAAAGAGCTTATATTCTCTATCTTAAAAGCGAGAGCCGAACAGGAAGGGTATTTCTTCATGGAAGGTGTTCTAGAGATTATCCAATCAGAAGGCTTTGGCTTCTTAAGACCGATTAACTATTCGCCTAGTTCACAGGATATCTACATATCAGCTTCCCAAATCAGAAAGTTTGATTTGAGAAATGGGGATAAGGTTTCAGGTAAGGTGCGTCCGCCTAAAGAGAATGAGCGATACTTCGGCTTGCTGCAAGTGGAAGCAGTAAATGGCGATGATCCGGCAACAGCAAAGGAAAGGGTTCATTTTCCAGCGCTAACTCCATTATATCCAGACAGACAGATGAAGCTGGAGACAACACAAAAGTATGCTTCTACACGTATTATGGATGTACTTGCACCTGTCGGCTTTGGGCAGCGTGGATTAATTGTTGCGCCTCCAAAGGCTGGTAAAACAATGCTTATCAAGGAGATTGCCAACAGCATAACGACGAATCATCCAGATGCGGAGCTTATTGTCCTTTTAATTGATGAGCGACCAGAGGAAGTAACTGATATCGAAAGATCTGTAAGCGGAGATGTTGTAAGCTCCACTTTTGATGAGGTTCCAGAAAACCATATTAAAGTTGCTGAGCTTGTTTTGGAAAGAGCAATGCGTCTTGTGGAGCATAAGCGTGATGTTGTTATCCTGATGGACAGTATAACAAGACTTGCGAGGGCATACAATCTTGTCATTCCTCCAAGTGGAAGAACATTATCAGGAGGGATAGACCCTGCTGCTTTCCATCGTCCAAAACGCTTCTTCGGTGCAGCGCGTAATATTGAAGAAGGCGGTTCTTTAACAATCCTTGCAACTGCATTGGTGGATACAGGTTCTCGTATGGATGATGTTATTTATGAGGAATTTAAGGGTACAGGTAATATGGAGCTTCATTTAGACCGCTCTCTTGCAGAAAGAAGAATTTTCCCTGCGATTGATATTCGCCGTTCTGGTACGCGTAAAGAGGAACTTCTTATACCGAAGGAACACTTGGATAAGCTATGGGCCATTCGCAAGTCCATGTCTGATGCTCCTGACTTTGCAGAACGTTTCTTACGTAAGCTAAGACAAACAAAGTCTAACGAAGAATTTTTCGCTGTATTGTCTGATCAAATGAAGGCAGGAACTGCTGCGAAGCGTTCTTAA
- a CDS encoding DUF2529 domain-containing protein, whose translation MLKMFSTQLSGLFKRLHEKEEESMEDSARILAQALGGDGKIFIYATNEMKAVVSESLYSAEPLQGAEEWTEEHSIDNVSPNDRFLLFSRASDDSEVLSLAKKLAEEFIPFVSVSTIMSADSEGLQDIADVHIDLKLTKGLLPDEEGKRFGYPASIAALFVYYGIKFTLDEFIKEYEL comes from the coding sequence TTGCTTAAAATGTTCTCCACTCAATTAAGTGGTTTATTTAAAAGACTTCACGAAAAGGAAGAAGAATCAATGGAGGATAGTGCCAGAATACTTGCCCAAGCACTTGGCGGAGATGGCAAAATCTTCATTTATGCCACCAATGAAATGAAGGCAGTTGTTTCTGAAAGCTTGTACAGTGCTGAACCGCTGCAAGGGGCAGAAGAATGGACAGAGGAGCATTCTATTGATAATGTTAGCCCAAATGACCGCTTCTTATTGTTCTCACGGGCGTCAGATGATTCGGAGGTTCTTTCTTTAGCCAAGAAGCTTGCAGAAGAATTTATTCCTTTTGTGTCTGTAAGTACCATTATGTCTGCTGATTCAGAAGGATTACAAGACATTGCAGATGTACATATTGACCTTAAATTGACGAAAGGTCTGCTGCCTGATGAAGAAGGCAAACGCTTCGGATATCCTGCTTCTATCGCTGCTTTATTTGTCTATTATGGCATCAAGTTTACGTTGGATGAATTTATTAAGGAATATGAATTGTAA
- a CDS encoding response regulator, translating into MKGKILIVDDQFGIRILLNEVFQKEGYKTFQAANGVQALEIVTQEVPDLVLLDMKIPGMDGIEILKRMKKLYKDIRVIIMTAYGELDMIQEAKDLGALTHFAKPFDIDDLRAAVKEYIVS; encoded by the coding sequence ATGAAAGGGAAAATATTAATCGTGGATGACCAGTTCGGTATCAGAATTTTATTAAATGAAGTGTTTCAGAAAGAAGGCTACAAAACATTTCAAGCTGCAAATGGAGTGCAGGCGCTAGAAATAGTGACGCAAGAGGTTCCTGATTTGGTACTTCTTGATATGAAAATCCCTGGAATGGATGGCATTGAAATATTAAAACGTATGAAAAAGCTCTACAAGGATATTCGTGTAATTATCATGACGGCATATGGTGAGCTTGATATGATTCAGGAAGCAAAGGATCTTGGTGCATTGACACATTTTGCAAAGCCTTTCGACATCGATGATTTGCGTGCTGCAGTAAAGGAATATATAGTCAGCTAA